The following coding sequences are from one candidate division WOR-3 bacterium window:
- a CDS encoding DNA recombination protein RmuC produces MNFVLLASAAVFALAFLVTLAVMVSRSRRTPADTQSLALLQQQFEALRRETRDSLNQSAVQLNQHLEALDRRLEATTGLIGQRLDSAVGIVTKVSAGLGELSQASKQILDVGKDIASLQEILRAPKLRGEIGELFLEDLLRQVVPNHYQTQYKFRSGEKVDAVVRLGGKLIPIDSKFPLENFKRMLAAATESERRTARRQFAADVRKHVDTIAAKYIRPDEGTFDFALMYILAENVYYETVIRPDPDEDSIGAYAVAHRVVPVSPNTLYANLQTIVLGLRGFQIEKRAEEILSHLGRLEQDFGRFRTEFEVLGKHLKDAHSRYDDAARRLSAFGEKLAIRVETDQTALPVEERVVDRRHKDTTEQDRTD; encoded by the coding sequence ATGAATTTCGTCCTTCTGGCTTCGGCTGCGGTGTTCGCCCTTGCATTTCTCGTCACGCTCGCGGTCATGGTCAGCCGCAGCCGCCGTACACCAGCCGATACCCAGAGTCTTGCCCTGCTCCAGCAGCAATTCGAAGCCCTTCGTCGAGAAACCCGCGATTCACTGAACCAGAGTGCAGTCCAGCTCAATCAGCACCTTGAGGCACTCGACCGCCGACTGGAGGCAACTACCGGACTTATCGGCCAGCGGCTCGATAGTGCGGTCGGCATCGTGACCAAGGTGTCGGCCGGACTGGGTGAACTGTCCCAAGCATCAAAGCAGATTCTGGACGTCGGCAAGGACATCGCCTCATTACAGGAAATCCTGCGTGCGCCCAAGCTTCGCGGCGAAATCGGCGAGCTATTTCTTGAGGACCTCCTGCGCCAAGTCGTCCCAAATCACTACCAGACTCAGTACAAGTTCCGGTCCGGTGAGAAGGTTGATGCCGTGGTCCGGCTTGGCGGCAAACTCATTCCGATTGACTCGAAGTTCCCGCTGGAGAACTTCAAGCGCATGCTGGCTGCGGCTACGGAATCCGAACGCAGGACTGCCCGGCGACAGTTCGCCGCTGACGTGCGCAAGCACGTGGACACCATCGCGGCAAAGTACATTAGGCCGGACGAGGGCACCTTTGACTTTGCCCTGATGTACATCCTGGCCGAGAATGTGTATTACGAGACAGTCATCCGGCCAGATCCGGACGAGGACAGCATCGGTGCGTACGCGGTAGCGCACCGGGTCGTGCCGGTATCGCCCAATACGCTATATGCCAACCTTCAAACCATCGTGCTGGGCCTGCGCGGATTCCAGATTGAGAAACGGGCCGAGGAAATCCTTAGCCACCTCGGTCGTCTTGAGCAGGATTTTGGCCGATTCCGGACCGAATTCGAAGTACTTGGCAAGCACTTGAAGGATGCGCACAGCCGCTACGACGACGCAGCCCGGCGGCTATCTGCGTTCGGAGAGAAACTGGCCATCAGAGTTGAAACCGACCAGACCGCGTTGCCGGTCGAAGAACGAGTAGTAGACCGGAGACATAAGGATACTACGGAGCAAGATCGAACAGATTGA
- a CDS encoding RNA-binding protein, translating into MAKRVFVGNLPFSATEDQLRDLFAQHGEVTSVDIVRDKFTDRSRGFAFVEMASDAEAAAAIAALNGYNLENRPLTVNEARPRTEGGRGGQRGGNRNSADRW; encoded by the coding sequence ATGGCAAAGCGCGTGTTCGTGGGGAATCTTCCCTTCAGCGCGACCGAGGACCAGTTGCGCGACCTGTTCGCTCAGCATGGTGAAGTCACCTCGGTAGACATCGTTCGCGACAAGTTCACCGACCGTTCCCGAGGGTTCGCGTTTGTCGAGATGGCATCGGACGCAGAAGCTGCCGCCGCCATCGCCGCACTTAACGGTTACAACCTCGAGAACCGGCCTCTGACCGTCAATGAAGCCCGTCCCCGCACTGAGGGCGGACGTGGCGGTCAGCGCGGTGGCAACCGCAACTCCGCTGATCGCTGGTAG